One genomic region from Torulaspora delbrueckii CBS 1146 chromosome 4, complete genome encodes:
- the VMS1 gene encoding Vms1p (similar to Saccharomyces cerevisiae YDR049W; ancestral locus Anc_3.293), giving the protein MVEVTQFKKNDLYIYELSANVLDSLKLITFDSTLHEVDPVPTATAAANGASAQTTKPTSDSLECNVCGMTFETLQRNREHRRTDLHTYNVKRNMKDLSPIGEDKFQDLISSKEGTPHATDIHNPSADDDQEDRDNDESESDEFYREQSNFLDDLLEDEVTNMSIDDNSGGVVSHLNTRSPQIYFNSTLLQNSDAFGIYKALFTEDQTIKPLQSVKEWNFNKDQSSTVSALFMVGGGHFAGAIVSHQRANVNGNARKQDQSLQEQAVVFLEHKTFHRYTTRRKQGGSQSAMDQAKGKANSAGSDLRRYNEAALKLDIKNLLAEWEPYLRNCENVFLRATNIHERKVFTDNREIKKIENKVKSFPFTTGRPTVAELKRSWCELSYLKKVAKPQPLALKEPNVSSDITKTSKNEDKEPSKEISPEELHTKELLQFLKKAKAPLLVAYLRKRGLDVNFRLAPKSQYSVTPTMLHFAAQQGLRQMVTILISNLKSDPCIENEYGKTAWDLAKSSDVRYAFQLARHKLGENYTDWSKSHIDKPLSREDIDILNKEKLDNEKKETDEAIKRELENVRERQKAELEDKKRFWENS; this is encoded by the coding sequence ATGGTAGAGGTCACACAATTCAAAAAGAATGACCTGTACATCTACGAACTGTCAGCAAATGTTTTAGACTCACTGAAATTAATAACTTTTGATTCGACCCTTCATGAGGTGGACCCTGTCCCAACTGCAACTGCAGCAGCAAATGGAGCTAGTGCACAAACTACGAAGCCTACTTCTGATTCATTAGAATGTAATGTATGTGGGATGACCTTTGAAACTTTGCAACGCAATAGAGAGCATCGTAGGACCGATTTGCACACTTATAATGTGAAGAGAAATATGAAAGATTTGTCACCAATTGGTGAGGACAAGTTCCAGGATCTTATCTCTAGTAAAGAGGGTACTCCTCATGCTACTGATATCCATAACCCCAGTGCAGATGATGATCAGGAGGATCGAGATAACGATGAAAGTGAATCTGATGAATTTTACCGTGAACAAAGCAATTTTCTGGACGACTTGctggaagatgaagtgaCCAATATGTCGATTGACGATAACTCGGGTGGTGTCGTGAGTCATCTCAATACGAGATCTCCTCAAATATATTTCAATTCGACACTTTTGCAAAACTCAGATGCTTTTGGCATCTATAAGGCACTCTTCACAGAAGATCAGACAATCaaacctcttcaatcaGTGAAAGAATGGAATTTTAATAAGGATCAATCATCAACCGTGTCCGCTCTCTTCATGGTTGGTGGTGGGCATTTTGCGGGCGCTATAGTTTCTCATCAGAGAGCCAATGTAAATGGGAACGCACGAAAGCAGGATCAAAGTCTACAAGAACAAGCTGTGGTTTTCCTGGAACATAAGACCTTTCACAGATATACCACAAGACGTAAACAAGGTGGTTCACAATCGGCTATGGATCAAGCGAAGGGGAAGGCAAACTCAGCCGGTTCAGATCTTCGTAGATACAATGAAGCAGCTTTAAAGCTGGACATAAAAAATCTGCTGGCTGAATGGGAGCCTTATTTAAGAAACTGTGAGAATGTATTTCTCAGAGCAACGAACATCCATGAGAGAAAGGTATTCACTGACAACAGGGAGATaaaaaagattgaaaataaaGTCAAATCCTTTCCATTCACCACAGGGAGACCTACTGTCGCAGAACTAAAAAGAAGTTGGTGCGAATTGTCTTACCTGAAAAAGGTTGCAAAACCACAACCCCTTGCATTAAAGGAGCCAAATGTGTCCTCTGACATAACGAAAACTTCTAAGAATGAGGATAAAGAACCAAGCAAGGAGATTTCTCCGGAAGAACTTCATACAAAGGAGCTATTGCAATTTCTTAAAAAAGCAAAGGCCCCATTACTAGTCGCATACCTGCGAAAGCGTGGTCTTGATGTCAATTTTCGTCTGGCTCCCAAATCCCAGTACTCAGTGACGCCAACTATGCTACACTTTGCCGCTCAGCAAGGTTTAAGACAGATGGTCACAATTCTTATctccaatttgaaatctgATCCATGTATTGAAAACGAGTATGGCAAAACGGCATGGGATTTAGCAAAAAGTTCAGATGTCAGGTACGCATTTCAGCTGGCCAGGCATAAGCTTGGCGAAAATTATACAGATTGGTCAAAATCTCACATAGACAAGCCACTAAGCAGGGAAGATATCGACATACTGAACAAGGAAAAGTTGgataatgaaaagaaggaaactgATGAGGCTATTAAACGTGAGCTAGAAAATGTGAGAGAAAGACAAAAGGCAGAGCTAGAGGACAAAAAGAGGTTCTGGGAGAACTCTTGA
- the RDH54 gene encoding DNA-dependent ATPase RDH54 (similar to Saccharomyces cerevisiae RDH54 (YBR073W); ancestral locus Anc_3.292), with the protein MHLPKYENKPFKPPRRIGATEAVIKSSPAKAVGFKRTPSSQAPRSEPKRPKTPYAAGPVEGTSVACQKIYTLMHRKPTNKKHKTWNGDGYAISKSPDRFTFYDDSGKFIGGSSYAGENELTETIFRAGGLEIQLDYEIVSADERREAKVVLQQSNNTSKINGRNSAKSEVSGQKGLSPSPPIPIPEQFEKKSMPKFKSAFKPSKILTPLSGPLKSVKQKYLPVFDISKIESPVLMNKFAEADVDVVVDPLVGKNLRPHQREGVKFMYDCVSGLAKPTGKPPTIDQTTTSLILERDSDISGCLLADEMGLGKTLMTIALIWTLLKQTPMASQVPCSQSGVPLQGLCSKVLIVCPVTLIANWKREFGKWLNLSRIGVLTLSPSNTAEKDKYDVRNFLKVQRTYQVLIIGYEKLLTVSNELKSGKDALDLLVCDEGHRLKNGASKILNILKSLDIGKKVLLSGTPIQNDLNEFYTVVDFINPGILGSFSHFKKRFMNPILRARDPANRYNELAVEKGEERSKEMIEITQRFTLRRTNSILAEFLPPRTDMILFCKPTEAQVSAFKDILQGAQIDLKGLNANSSLSLITLLKKVCNSPSLISSDSFYHSTLENSKISAKYQRALNSGKLKVLMALLERIRNGTDGEKVVVVSNYTQTLDIIENLMRSADMKTCRLDGSTQSKRRDSIVTSFNRDPTMFAFLLSAKSGGVGLNLIGASRLILFDNDWNPSVDLQAMSRIHRDGQKRPCYIYRLITAGCIDEKILQRQLAKHSLSQKFLCDNKAENGHADDDLFNKEDLKNLFTVMTDVSSNTHDLICSCEGEGEEITIEDQETRDVTPSPVTANKLDSWQTALDAQQTIEDYNAKIEKVQTNLIKKCLVGYKHINPRKVDDLLDTVATEAVRRLSSDVVFVFVKPGE; encoded by the coding sequence ATGCATTTACCAAAATATGAAAACAAACCTTTCAAGCcaccaagaagaatagGCGCTACAGAAGCCGTCATAAAAAGCTCTCCTGCAAAAGCTGTAGGCTTCAAGAGAACTCCATCGTCCCAAGCTCCGCGTTCAGAACCTAAGAGACCAAAGACTCCATATGCTGCTGGCCCAGTTGAAGGAACAAGTGTAGCCTGCCAGAAGATTTACACTTTGATGCACCGGAAACCAACCAATAAGAAGCATAAAACTTGGAACGGCGATGGATACGCAATTTCCAAAAGCCCAGACCGATTTACATTTTATGATGACTCTGGCAAGTTTATAGGTGGCTCCTCTTATGCTGGCGAGAATGAGCTTACTGAGACCATTTTCAGGGCAGGAGGCCTGGAGATTCAACTAGACTACGAGATCGTATCCGCAGACGAACGTCGGGAAGCTAAAGTTGTTTTACAGCAATCCAACAATACCTCTAAGATTAACGGGAGAAATTCAGCCAAGAGTGAGGTTTCAGGTCAGAAAGGATTGTCGCCGTCGCCTCCAATCCCTATACCTGAGCAGTtcgagaagaaatcaatgCCAAAATTCAAGTCTGCATTCAAACCCTCGAAGATACTTACTCCATTGTCCGGGCCACTCAAGAGTGTCAAACAAAAGTACTTGCCAGTCTTTGACATTTCTAAAATTGAGAGCCCCGTTCTTATGAATAAATTCGCTGAAGCAGATGTGGATGTAGTAGTTGATCCTCTAGTTGGCAAGAACTTACGCCCACACCAACGTGAGGGTGTGAAGTTTATGTACGACTGTGTTTCTGGTTTAGCGAAGCCAACAGGCAAACCCCCGACAATAGACCAGACTACAACCAGTCTGATATTAGAGCGGGACTCAGATATCAGCGGTTGTTTGCTAGCAGATGAAATGGGGTTGGGGAAGACACTGATGACAATAGCACTGATCTGGACTTTACTAAAGCAAACTCCCATGGCTTCGCAAGTACCGTGCTCACAATCGGGCGTGCCACTGCAAGGGCTGTGCAGTAAAGTGCTTATTGTGTGTCCTGTCACGTTGATCGCTAATTGGAAACGCGAATTTGGAAAATGGTTAAACCTCTCGAGAATTGGTGTACTAACTCTGAGCCCAAGTAATACAGCAGAGAAAGATAAGTATGATGTTCGAAATTTCCTCAAAGTCCAGCGAACGTATCAAGTTCTAATCATCGGATATGAAAAACTATTGACTGTTTCTAATGAGCTTAAATCAGGAAAGGACGCTCTCGACTTACTAGTTTGTGATGAAGGCCATCGGTTGAAGAACGGTGCATCGAAAATTCTCAACATTCTGAAGTCACTTGATATAGGTAAAAAGGTGTTACTATCAGGGACCCCAATACAAAACGATCTCAATGAGTTTTATACAGTGGTTGATTTTATTAATCCCGGAATATTGGGATCGTTCTcacatttcaagaagcGATTTATGAATCCAATCCTTCGCGCTCGAGATCCTGCCAATCGATATAATGAACTGGCTGTTGAGAAGGGTGAAGAGAGATCAaaagaaatgattgaaaTTACTCAGAGATTCACGTTACGAAGAACAAACTCAATTTTAGCCGAATTTTTGCCGCCCAGGACGGATATGATACTCTTTTGCAAACCCACAGAAGCTCAAGTTTCGGCATTTAAAGACATCTTGCAGGGTGCCCAAATTGATTTAAAAGGCCTGAATGCCAACTCCTCATTATCCTTGATAACGCTTCTCAAAAAGGTCTGCAATTCTCCGTCTCTCATCTCCAGTGATTCATTCTACCACTCGACCCTTGagaattcaaagatatcCGCAAAGTATCAGCGTGCATTGAATTCGGGCAAACTCAAGGTACTCATGGCATTACTTGAACGCATCAGAAATGGTACTGATGGTGAGAAAGTTGTCGTAGTCTCGAATTACACTCAAACACTCGACATCATCGAAAACTTGATGCGATCGGCAGATATGAAAACCTGCCGCTTAGATGGCTCAACACAAAGTAAGCGACGTGATTCAATTGTCACCTCGTTCAACAGAGATCCGACCATGTTTGCATTTCTTCTAAGTGCAAAGTCTGGAGGTGTGGGCTTGAATCTCATAGGCGCGTCAAGATTAATTTTATTTGACAACGACTGGAATCCGTCAGTGGACTTACAGGCAATGTCCCGGATTCATAGAGATGGTCAAAAGAGGCCATGCTACATATACCGCCTGATTACTGCTGGTTgtatcgatgaaaagattttgcaaagacaGCTTGCAAAACACAGTCTAAGTCAAAAATTCCTGTGTGACAATAAGGCAGAGAACGGTCATGCCGATGACGACTTGTTTAACAAagaggatttgaagaatctcTTCACAGTAATGACCGATGTATCAAGCAATACGCATGATTTGATATGCTCCTGCGAAGGggaaggagaagaaattaccattgaagatcaagaaaccaGAGACGTTACTCCGAGCCCTGTAACGGCAAATAAGCTGGACTCCTGGCAAACAGCACTTGACGCTCAGCAGactattgaagattatAATGCTAAGATAGAAAAAGTCCAAACAAATCTCATAAAGAAGTGCCTTGTGGGATACAAGCACATAAATCCAAGAAAAGTTGATGATTTACTAGATACTGTCGCGACTGAAGCTGTACGACGGCTTTCAAGTGATGTAGTCTTTGTCTTTGTTAAGCCAGGCGAATAA
- the HSP26 gene encoding chaperone protein HSP26 (similar to Saccharomyces cerevisiae HSP26 (YBR072W); ancestral locus Anc_3.291) yields the protein MSFNSPFFSFFDAINNEVDAFNRALDNHGYGSYQPRRQIASGGQDEKQVAKKDNASREVQAPRHLTDWFDNDWSILPRDFGSSNLTPPVDILDHDKNYDIKVTVPGVKDKKSIHLEYHKEKNQIVITGEIPSGSSAEDKDKVKVQERAYGKFKRVISLPEYPRIDADNIKADYNSGILTLTVPKLEPSKNGEDAVKKIEISSEESWGN from the coding sequence ATGTCTTTCAACTCACCATTCTTCAGCTTTTTCGACGCTATTAACAACGAAGTGGATGCATTTAACAGAGCATTGGATAACCACGGTTACGGATCCTACCAACCCAGACGTCAAATAGCTTCCGGTGGACAGGACGAAAAACAGGTTGCCAAGAAGGACAATGCATCGAGGGAAGTCCAGGCTCCTAGGCATTTGACTGACTGGTTTGACAACGACTGGTCAATTTTGCCTAGAGATTTTGGCTCCTCCAATTTAACACCTCCGGTCGATATTTTAGATCATGACAAGAATTATGACATTAAGGTCACTGTCCCTGGTGTTAAGGACAAGAAGAGCATTCATTTGGAATACCACAAGGAAAAGAACCAAATTGTGATTACAGGTGAAATTCCTTCCGGCTCATCTGCAGAGGACAAAGACAAAGTGAAGGTGCAAGAACGTGCGTACGGTAAGTTTAAGAGAGTCATCAGCTTGCCCGAGTACCCTCGTATAGATGCCGACAACATCAAGGCCGATTACAACAGCGGGATCTTGACTTTGACTGTGCCTAAGCTTGAACCATCCAAGAATGGAGAAGATGCAGTCAAAAAAATCGAAATCTCTTCTGAAGAATCTTGGGGCAATTAG
- the TDEL0D03360 gene encoding uncharacterized protein (similar to Saccharomyces cerevisiae YBR071W; ancestral locus Anc_3.290) — protein MLRRTKANSKKRHSMFLDIRSSITAQGALDEEDKFDAYQGKNKSADTLPLDDFASTSSTMNSTKKPQRKGKLKRSSVILDNTLVRDYNLAIRHFEKLDTRTMQASHSNKSIASTGSTVSSLFSSTSTTSIRDLLYDAMEKEYEEDCQIIDKSHNMNFDCRLRADGTSSRYIRTNLDFE, from the coding sequence ATGCTTAGACGTACCAAGGCTAACAGTAAGAAAAGACACTCTATGTTCCTCGACATCAGGTCTTCGATAACTGCGCAGGGCGcactggatgaagaagacaagtTTGATGCATACCAGGGGAAGAACAAATCTGCTGATACTTTACCTTTGGATGATTTCGCATCGACTAGTTCCACTATGAACAGCACAAAAAAACCACAGAGAAAGGGAAAGCTTAAGAGAAGTAGTGTGATATTGGATAATACGCTGGTGAGAGATTACAATCTGGCGATTAGACATTTCGAAAAACTCGATACACGTACCATGCAAGCGAGTCACTCAAACAAGAGTATTGCATCTACAGGGAGTACAGTATCTTCACTGTTCTCTTCCACTAGCACTACATCCATTCGTGATCTGCTATATGATGCCATGGAAAAGGAGTACGAAGAGGACTgtcaaatcattgataaatCGCACAATATGAATTTTGATTGCCGTCTGCGAGCAGATGGAACAAGCTCTCGGTACATTAGGACGAATTTAGATTTTGAATAA
- the ALG14 gene encoding N-acetylglucosaminyldiphosphodolichol N-acetylglucosaminyltransferase anchoring subunit ALG14 (similar to Saccharomyces cerevisiae ALG14 (YBR070C); ancestral locus Anc_3.289) translates to MKVEFVFVGLLLAYAALVVRLISILPFFKGYSNGFDNQDGSLKVSLFEHKAKRPLRLFLFLGSGGHTGEMLRLIENYKRVLLAKGNTICVGYSDQKSKECFVRSIASEYPDCRFEYYQFKKAREVNASLLQSLISVLQTLLTSLKNVIKISSDFRQGPHLVLLNGPGTCCIIATWFKMLEFLNFAQPCSNLVYVESLARINTLSLTGKILYYIADVFIVQWQELTSQNPRAKCFGILV, encoded by the coding sequence ATGAAAGTGGAATTTGTGTTTGTAGGGCTGTTGCTCGCATACGCTGCCCTTGTGGTACGTTTGATTTCTATTTtaccattcttcaaaggGTACAGTAATGGTTTTGATAATCAAGACGGGTCCTTGAAAGTGTCGCTGTTCGAACATAAGGCTAAGCGGCCTTTACGATTATTTCTATTTCTAGGATCCGGAGGTCATACAGGCGAAATGCTGAGACTGATTGAGAATTACAAGAGAGTTCTACTTGCCAAGGGCAACACCATATGCGTCGGATATTCGgatcaaaaatcaaaaGAGTGCTTTGTCAGGTCAATAGCTAGCGAATATCCCGATTGTCGATTTGAGTACTACCAATTTAAAAAGGCGCGAGAGGTCAATGCCAGTCTTTTGCAGAGTTTGATATCTGTACTGCAGACTTTACTCACTTCATTAAAGAACGTGATAAAGATCTCAAGCGATTTTCGCCAAGGCCCACACCTTGTGTTATTGAATGGACCCGGAACTTGTTGCATAATTGCTACTTGGTTTAAGATGCTCgaatttctcaattttgCACAACCATGCTCCAATCTTGTCTATGTGGAATCGCTGGCGAGGATAAACACATTGAGTTTGACTGGAAAAATATTGTACTACATTGCCGATGTTTTTATAGTTCAATGGCAGGAACTCACCTCACAAAATCCAAGAGCTAAATGTTTCGGTATACTCGTATGA
- the TPI1 gene encoding triose-phosphate isomerase TPI1 (similar to Saccharomyces cerevisiae TPI1 (YDR050C); ancestral locus Anc_3.288): protein MARTFFVGGNFKLNGSKKSIKEIVERLNQASLSENVEVVLCPPAPYLEYTASLVQKKQITVGAQNTWTKASGAFTGENSVDQVLDVGAKWVILGHSERRTIFHEDDKLIAEKTKFALDQGAGVIFCIGETLEEKKAGVTLDVCERQLNAAIAEVKDWTNVVVAYEPVWAIGTGLAATAEDAQDIHASLRKLLAAKLGDKVAQQTRILYGGSANGSNVASFKDKADVDGFLVGGASLKPEFVDIVNSRK from the coding sequence ATGGCTAGAACTTTTTTCGTCGGTGGTAACTTCAAATTGAACggttccaagaaatctaTCAAGGAAATcgttgaaagattgaacCAAGCTTCTCTATCAGAGAACGTTGAAGTTGTTCTATGTCCACCTGCTCCATACTTGGAATACACCGCTTCTTTGGTCCAAAAGAAGCAAATTACCGTCGGTGCTCAAAACACCTGGACCAAGGCTTCTGGTGCTTTCACTGGTGAAAACTCTGTTGACCAAGTCCTAGACGTTGGTGCTAAGTGGGTCATCCTAGGTCACTCCGAGAGAAGAACTATCTTCCACGAGGATGACAAGTTGATCGCTGAAAAGACCAAGTTCGCTTTGGACCAAGGTGCTGGTGTCATCTTCTGTATCGGtgagactttggaagaaaagaaggcTGGTGTTACTCTAGATGTCTGTGAAAGACAATTGAACGCTGCCATTGCCGAAGTCAAGGACTGGACTAACGTTGTTGTTGCTTACGAACCAGTCTGGGCTATTGGTACCGGTTTGGCCGCTACTGCTGAAGATGCTCAAGACATCCACGCTTCTCTAAGAAAGCTATTGGCTGCTAAGTTGGGTGACAAGGTCGCTCAACAGACCAGAATCCTATACGGTGGTTCCGCTAACGGTTCCAACGTGGCCTCTTTCAAGGACAAGGCCGATGTCGATGGTTTCTTGGTCGGTGGTGCTTCTTTGAAGCCAGAATTCGTTGACATTGTCAACTCCAGAAAATAA
- the DET1 gene encoding acid phosphatase DET1 (similar to Saccharomyces cerevisiae YDR051C; ancestral locus Anc_3.287), with translation MPTEQTSQMSEPVFEAATCHKPRLIILIRHGESESNKDKTINQHTPNHQIPLTENGWKQARQAGIDLLRVLNLDDYSIVDKLEEQCKEENGTKKELPLRNYSPLSKKKDTNVVFYTSPYKRARQTLKGILNVFDEYNELNCGVKVSEDEKYHTTGKSKFALWYPPTFPSGFYENRRRSPVEELSDGKNFLQYRVKDDPRIREQDFGNFQQVNSMQDVMKKRSTYGHFFYRFPEGESAADVYDRVASFQETLYRYFERTNKRPRDAVVLVTHGIYCRVFLMKWFRWTYEEFESFTNVPNGSMIVMEFDNSTDRYVLRTELPKWC, from the coding sequence ATGCCTACCGAGCAGACCAGCCAGATGAGTGAACCAGTATTTGAAGCAGCTACTTGCCACAAGCCGAGACTTATCATTCTAATCAGGCATGGAGAGAGTGAATCCAATAAGGACAAGACGATTAACCAACACACCCCAAACCATCAAATTCCCTTGACTGAAAACGGTTGGAAGCAAGCAAGACAGGCTGGGATCGATTTGTTACGAGTGTTAAACTTGGACGACTATTCAATAGTCGATaagcttgaagaacaatgtaaggaagaaaatggCACCAAAAAAGAACTACCCCTTAGAAACTACTCACCGTTgagtaagaagaaggatacCAATGTGGTTTTTTACACTTCTCCATATAAGAGAGCAAGACAGACTTTGAAGGGGATACTCAATGTGTTTGATGAATACAACGAATTGAACTGCGGCGTCAAAGtgagtgaagatgaaaagtATCACACAACAGGCAAGAGTAAGTTTGCACTGTGGTATCCACCAACATTCCCCAGTGGTTTCTACGAGAACAGAAGGCGCTCTCCAGTGGAGGAATTGAGTGATGGTAagaactttcttcaataccGCGTTAAGGACGACCCCAGAATTAGAGAACAGGATTTCGGTAACTTTCAGCAAGTCAACAGCATGCAAGACGTGATGAAAAAAAGATCTACCTACGGCCACTTCTTTTATAGATTCCCGGAGGGTGAAAGTGCAGCAGACGTTTACGACCGAGTAGCCAGTTTCCAAGAGACACTCTACAGATATTTCGAACGCACGAACAAGAGACCTCGAGATGCCGTAGTACTGGTCACTCACGGTATCTACTGTAGAGTTTTCCTCATGAAATGGTTCCGGTGGACATACGAAGAATTCGAATCGTTTACAAATGTGCCGAACGGCAGTATGATAGTCATGGAGTTCGACAACTCCACGGATAGATATGTTCTCAGAACAGAGCTTCCCAAATGGTGCTGA
- the TDEL0D03400 gene encoding uncharacterized protein (ancestral locus Anc_3.286), which translates to MFRVELTRIAGNNAKLKNPTRRLFWNWFSSGLGKGPETREPNQMFLSIRNENEMTDTLIASSKTPLIMNFTMRNNAPCDKLTGALNRIVTLETDKKVNVVDVETDWSGTKECTLRFGVNNIPMLVAVRKTFPVDYYTPKDLTNQDVDWYGLKAWIEKNADP; encoded by the coding sequence ATGTTTAGAGTAGAATTAACTAGGATAGCTGGCAATAATGCCAAGCTTAAAAACCCAACGAGGAGACTGTTTTGGAATTGGTTTAGCAGTGGACTGGGGAAGGGTCCCGAGACAAGAGAGCCAAATCAGATGTTTTTATCGATACGGAATGAGAATGAGATGACAGATACGTTGATTGCCAGTAGTAAGACCCCGTTGATTATGAATTTTACGATGAGGAACAATGCCCCTTGTGATAAACTTACGGGTGCCCTAAACAGAATTGTAACATTGGAAACCGACAAGAAAGTGAACGTAGTAGACGTCGAGACCGATTGGTCAGGTACGAAGGAGTGTACGTTGCGGTTTGGTGTCAATAACATCCCAATGCTTGTGGCAGTGAGGAAAACTTTTCCCGTAGATTACTATACGCCCAAGGATTTGACCAACCAAGACGTAGACTGGTATGGGTTGAAAGCGTGGATCGAGAAGAACGCTGATCCATAG
- the RPC11 gene encoding DNA-directed RNA polymerase III core subunit RPC11 (similar to Saccharomyces cerevisiae RPC11 (YDR045C); ancestral locus Anc_3.283) → MLSFCPLCNNMLLIASADSGVYSLSCRSCPYEFPIEGIEIYDRKKLPRKEVDDVLGGGWDNVDQTKVQCPNYDICAGESAYFFQLQIRSADEPMTTFYKCVNCGNRWKEN, encoded by the coding sequence ATGTTGTCGTTTTGCCCACTTTGTAACAATATGTTACTTATAGCAAGTGCCGATAGTGGTGTTTACTCCCTATCGTGCCGATCATGTCCCTATGAATTTCCGATCGAAGGTATCGAGATTTATGATCGAAAGAAACTGCCCCGGAAGGAAGTCGATGATGTGCTTGGAGGAGGCTGGGATAACGTTGATCAAACAAAAGTACAATGTCCCAATTACGATATCTGTGCTGGTGAAAGTGCGTATTTTTTCCAATTACAAATTAGATCTGCGGATGAACCGATGACTACTTTCTACAAATGTGTCAACTGTGGTAACAGATGGAAGgagaattga
- the HEM13 gene encoding coproporphyrinogen oxidase (similar to Saccharomyces cerevisiae HEM13 (YDR044W); ancestral locus Anc_3.282): MPAPQDPQHLPIRQQMEALIRRKQQEITQGLESLDTVKFTADSWTRGNDGGGGTSMVIQNGETYEKGGVNVSVVYGQLSPQAVTAMKHDHKNLNLVSDPATGAPHADGVKFFACGLSMVIHPHNPHAPTTHLNYRYFETWNPDGTPQAWWFGGGADLTPSYLYEEDAKLFHQTHKDALDKHDKELYPRFKKWCDEYFYITHRGETRGIGGIFFDDYDERDPQEILKMVEDCFDAFLPSYLPIIAKRKDTPYTPEQKKWQAIRRGRYVEFNLIYDRGTQFGLRTPGSRVESILMSLPEYASWLYNHHPEPGSEEEKLIKVTTKAREWV; the protein is encoded by the coding sequence ATGCCAGCACCTCAGGATCCTCAACATTTGCCTATTAGGCAACAGATGGAAGCACTTATCCGTCGTAAGCAACAAGAGATCACTCAAGGTCTAGAGAGTTTAGATACCGTCAAGTTTACTGCTGATTCTTGGACTCGTGGTAACGATGGTGGTGGAGGTACCTCAATGGTTATCCAAAACGGTGAAACTTATGAAAAAGGTGGTGTGAATGTCTCTGTTGTCTACGGCCAGCTCTCTCCACAGGCGGTTACGGCTATGAAGCATGATCATAAGAATTTGAACCTGGTAAGCGATCCTGCTACTGGTGCTCCTCATGCGGATGGTGTCAAGTTCTTTGCATGTGGTCTAAGTATGGTTATTCATCCTCATAATCCTCATGCTCCAACTACGCATTTGAACTACCGTTATTTTGAGACTTGGAACCCCGATGGAACTCCACAGGCTTGGTGGTTTGGTGGTGGTGCCGATTTGACTCCTTCGTACTTGTATGAGGAAGATGCCAAGTTGTTCCACCAAACTCACAAGGATGCTTTGGACAAACACGACAAAGAGTTGTACCCACgtttcaagaaatggtgTGATGAGTACTTTTACATCACTCATCGTGGTGAAACTCGTGGTATTGGTGGTATTTTCTTCGATGATTACGATGAGAGGGATCCAcaagagatcttgaagatggtTGAGGACTGTTTCGATGCTTTCTTGCCTTCTTATTTGCCAATCATCGCAAAGCGTAAGGACACTCCATACACTCCTGAGCAAAAGAAGTGGCAGGCCATTAGACGTGGTAGATACGTCGAATTTAACTTGATCTACGATAGAGGTACTCAATTCGGTTTGAGAACTCCTGGTTCTCGTGTAGAGTCCATCCTAATGTCATTGCCTGAATACGCCTCATGGCTTTACAACCATCATCCAGAACCGGGTtctgaagaggaaaaattgatcaaagtgACTACGAAGGCCAGAGAATGGGTTTGA